From a single Sphingobium lignivorans genomic region:
- a CDS encoding sensor histidine kinase, which translates to MASEMPEAHKWRPEQLHRAIQAAGVALWAWNVDTDAFTMDDTGFSLWDLPRKDEVTFEQLSARIHPADRDRVRSAFRATREILGPYETDFRILVEKEVRWIAARGQGEDVGIVGRTMYGIFLDVTGRKQAQEGNELLAGEMSHRVKNLLAIASGLTTISLHSTRTREEMAHELIERLSALGRAHDLVRPLPKGQGNAALLGDLLSVLLAPYENKGAYQGRIRVAVERMGVGESAATALALVVHELATNSMKYGALSMPTGTLDVSSITEDEDIVLTWLEHGGPEVQKPSGTNGFGSKLVQRSVTGQLGGAIDYEWAESGLVVTLRMKRDRLAS; encoded by the coding sequence TTGGCTTCAGAGATGCCCGAGGCCCATAAATGGCGACCTGAACAGCTGCACCGGGCCATTCAGGCTGCCGGCGTCGCCCTGTGGGCCTGGAATGTCGATACCGACGCGTTCACCATGGATGACACGGGCTTCTCGCTGTGGGATCTGCCCCGGAAGGACGAGGTCACGTTCGAGCAGCTGTCCGCCCGGATCCACCCCGCGGACCGGGATCGCGTCCGGTCGGCGTTCCGGGCAACACGCGAAATTCTCGGACCCTACGAGACCGATTTCCGCATCCTCGTCGAGAAGGAGGTGCGCTGGATCGCGGCCAGGGGGCAGGGAGAGGATGTCGGGATCGTCGGCCGCACGATGTACGGCATCTTCCTCGACGTCACCGGGCGTAAACAGGCGCAGGAAGGCAACGAGCTGCTGGCCGGGGAGATGAGCCACCGGGTCAAGAATCTCCTCGCGATTGCATCGGGTCTCACGACGATATCGTTGCACTCGACCAGGACCCGCGAGGAGATGGCGCATGAGTTGATCGAGCGCCTGTCGGCACTGGGGCGGGCCCATGATCTGGTCCGGCCACTCCCCAAGGGCCAGGGCAATGCCGCGCTGCTGGGCGATCTGCTGTCGGTCCTGCTTGCGCCTTACGAGAACAAGGGGGCTTACCAGGGGCGCATCCGGGTCGCGGTCGAGCGCATGGGCGTGGGTGAATCGGCTGCGACGGCGCTGGCCCTCGTCGTGCATGAACTGGCAACCAACTCCATGAAATATGGGGCGCTTTCCATGCCGACGGGCACGTTGGACGTGTCCAGCATCACCGAAGACGAGGACATTGTCCTGACCTGGCTCGAACATGGCGGCCCGGAGGTGCAAAAGCCCTCCGGCACCAACGGTTTCGGCAGCAAGCTGGTGCAACGCAGCGTCACGGGCCAGCTTGGCGGTGCCATCGATTACGAATGGGCGGAAAGCGGCCTGGTCGTGACGCTGCGAATGAAACGGGACCGCCTCGCCTCCTGA
- a CDS encoding proton-conducting transporter membrane subunit has protein sequence MTDGWLLVAPVLLPLLGAVAALILRRHVAVLAAGNVAVSAALLALSILLFVRASESRSVPAIVFGNWPAGMGISFTAALPGVALVVVTALVALAAALYALVDVGPRRRRAGYDALTLALIGAVNGAFLTHDLFNLYVWFELALIAALGLLTIDRKPAQIDGAIRYASFAMLAATFILLGVGIIYGITGTLDIGAASAALAHRPPSFASAVAAALLLGGFALKAGLFPFHLWLPASYHTGPTAAVAVFAGLLTKMGFYSLLIVLAGVFGIGTGGLGAAQLVPLLGWIAAATMIVCVAGALAQTDMRRILSYHVVAQVGYMMAGLALATSDGIAAAVFYMIHSIIVQANLFLGAGLIRRTSGSWDLTRAGGMVRTNPLFAAVLAVPLLSLAGIPPLSGFWAKFIVIRESLDAGMAWLGGIAIIAGFMTIVSVSVFWSDACWKEPHGRSVRRVPLAGLVAMSILSAATLAIGLMPQWLWIVARLSAQAIGALSGGAP, from the coding sequence ATGACTGATGGCTGGCTGCTTGTCGCGCCTGTCCTGCTGCCGCTGCTGGGCGCTGTCGCCGCGCTCATCCTGCGCCGGCATGTGGCCGTGCTGGCGGCAGGCAATGTGGCTGTCTCGGCGGCCCTGCTGGCACTGTCCATCCTGCTGTTCGTCCGGGCCAGCGAAAGCCGGAGCGTGCCGGCGATCGTGTTCGGCAACTGGCCGGCAGGCATGGGGATCAGCTTCACCGCCGCTTTGCCCGGTGTCGCGCTGGTCGTCGTCACCGCGCTCGTCGCGCTCGCCGCTGCCCTCTATGCGCTCGTCGATGTCGGCCCCCGCCGCCGCCGGGCCGGTTACGACGCGCTCACGCTGGCCCTGATCGGTGCCGTGAACGGCGCGTTCCTCACCCACGACCTGTTCAACCTCTATGTGTGGTTCGAACTCGCGCTGATCGCCGCGCTCGGGCTTCTCACCATCGACCGGAAGCCGGCCCAGATCGATGGCGCCATCCGCTACGCCAGCTTCGCGATGCTCGCGGCGACCTTCATTCTGCTGGGCGTCGGGATCATCTACGGCATCACGGGCACGCTCGACATCGGTGCGGCAAGCGCGGCCCTCGCCCATCGCCCGCCCAGCTTCGCCTCGGCGGTCGCTGCGGCCCTGCTGCTGGGGGGCTTTGCGCTCAAGGCAGGGCTCTTCCCCTTTCACCTCTGGCTTCCGGCATCCTATCATACCGGGCCGACGGCTGCCGTGGCGGTGTTTGCCGGGTTGCTCACCAAAATGGGCTTCTATTCCCTGCTGATCGTTCTGGCGGGCGTCTTCGGCATCGGCACGGGCGGCCTCGGCGCCGCGCAACTGGTCCCGCTCCTGGGCTGGATTGCCGCGGCGACGATGATCGTCTGCGTCGCCGGGGCGCTGGCGCAAACCGACATGCGGCGCATCCTCTCTTATCATGTCGTCGCACAGGTCGGCTACATGATGGCCGGGCTGGCGCTGGCGACGTCCGATGGCATTGCCGCCGCTGTATTCTACATGATCCATTCGATCATCGTGCAGGCGAACCTGTTCCTGGGGGCCGGTCTGATCCGGCGCACGAGCGGCAGCTGGGATCTCACCCGGGCCGGCGGCATGGTGCGCACCAATCCGCTGTTCGCGGCCGTGCTGGCGGTGCCGCTCCTCTCCCTCGCTGGCATCCCGCCGCTCTCCGGCTTCTGGGCCAAGTTCATCGTGATCCGCGAGAGCCTGGACGCGGGCATGGCATGGCTGGGCGGCATCGCGATCATCGCCGGATTCATGACGATCGTCTCGGTCTCCGTCTTCTGGTCGGACGCGTGCTGGAAGGAACCGCATGGGCGCTCCGTGCGGCGTGTTCCGCTCGCGGGCCTTGTCGCGATGTCCATCCTCTCGGCCGCGACGCTCGCCATCGGATTGATGCCGCAATGGCTCTGGATCGTTGCCCGGCTCTCCGCGCAGGCGATCGGCGCGCTTTCGGGAGGCGCCCCATGA
- the mbhE gene encoding hydrogen gas-evolving membrane-bound hydrogenase subunit E yields the protein MFLILLASLIGAALLPFVARLIGRGAGLVISLLPFGLLAAFLSLAPIVERGWVRGEGRNWAPWLGADITLRLDGFSFLFCLLITGIGGLVTIYAGGYLTNKSRTDRARFFSYILLFMTAMLGTVLAENLLVLVLFWEATSIFSFLLIGFDGRSARARRAALMSLQVTALGGLALLAAVIMIGHALGSYSMAEAIDRRRDLMASGWGDAVVICILIAAFTKSAQFPFHFWLPNAMQAPTPASAFLHSATMVKLGIYLLARFEPVIGVTGWGRSLLVTVACITMLLAAIQALRAENFKSALAYSTIASLGILVMLVGLDGPAASVAMIGFLLAHALYKAALFFCAGSVLHATGLYSLRAMGGLARFLPLTALACLGASLSMAGIPPFMGFISKEFLFQAQLESSWELAPLSIAVMVNAVMVGVAGVVTMRPFFLNRGKITEIRHGETFSLVAPPLVLALAGLTISLDPEWITRIALRPAVAAVYGRAVEVDIAVWHGVTPMLLLSAVVIATGALIVRFWGPIHLRLRRARRIDAMAIEPIWEESLRGLTGASRALTERLQHGDLRRYLAMVIGGVALLVGWSVIAAGALPRLPAAEPLRIGEAIVVLVGLASAFMAARARTLLAAMIATGLSGFAIAISFMAHGAPDLALTQFTVEALLVVLLTALLLAVPLAAPATRAPAMRGRDALIATALAGLLCLGILDMAVGEHVSAASSFFGRMSYVAARGHNVVNVILVDFRGFDTLGETMVIAVAAVLAGSLLAARGGDAPVAGPPPVHFSLAVTGRWIAGLLLFASLVILWRGHDQPGGGFVGGLVAALSFALIALAYGVDKAERTLRLSPLTLVSIGMACTLLSGLPGMASGQPFLTHLWWEPEGWLPKLGTTMIFDLGVYLVVLGAMLSFHFGLQREATR from the coding sequence ATGTTTTTGATCCTGCTCGCCTCCCTAATCGGGGCAGCCCTGCTGCCGTTTGTCGCCCGCCTGATCGGCCGGGGCGCCGGTCTGGTCATATCGCTGCTGCCTTTCGGCCTCCTCGCGGCCTTTCTCTCGCTGGCGCCGATCGTGGAGCGCGGCTGGGTGCGCGGCGAGGGAAGAAACTGGGCACCCTGGCTCGGCGCGGATATCACCCTGCGGCTGGATGGCTTCTCCTTCCTGTTCTGCCTGCTCATCACCGGCATCGGCGGCCTCGTCACCATTTATGCGGGCGGTTATCTCACCAACAAGTCGCGGACGGACCGGGCGCGCTTCTTCTCCTACATCCTGCTCTTCATGACGGCGATGCTGGGGACGGTTCTCGCTGAAAACCTGCTGGTCCTGGTGCTGTTCTGGGAAGCGACGAGCATCTTCTCCTTCCTGCTGATCGGCTTCGACGGTCGCAGTGCCCGCGCGCGACGCGCCGCGCTGATGTCGCTGCAGGTGACGGCGCTGGGCGGCCTCGCCCTGCTCGCCGCCGTCATCATGATCGGCCACGCGCTCGGCAGCTATTCGATGGCGGAGGCGATCGACCGGCGGCGGGACCTCATGGCCAGCGGCTGGGGGGACGCGGTCGTGATCTGCATCCTCATTGCCGCCTTCACCAAGTCCGCGCAGTTCCCGTTCCACTTCTGGCTGCCCAATGCGATGCAGGCGCCCACGCCGGCCTCCGCTTTCCTGCATTCCGCAACCATGGTGAAGCTCGGCATCTACCTGCTCGCCCGTTTCGAGCCGGTGATCGGCGTGACCGGCTGGGGCCGCAGCCTGCTCGTGACGGTCGCCTGCATCACCATGCTGCTTGCCGCCATACAGGCGTTGCGCGCGGAGAACTTCAAGTCCGCCCTGGCGTATTCGACCATCGCCTCGCTCGGCATCCTCGTCATGCTGGTGGGGCTGGATGGCCCGGCGGCCTCGGTCGCCATGATCGGTTTCCTGCTCGCCCATGCCCTCTACAAGGCGGCCCTGTTCTTCTGCGCGGGATCGGTGCTGCACGCCACGGGCCTCTATAGCCTGCGCGCCATGGGGGGTCTTGCCCGCTTCCTGCCCCTTACCGCGCTCGCCTGCCTGGGGGCCAGCCTGTCGATGGCAGGCATCCCGCCGTTCATGGGCTTCATCTCCAAGGAGTTCCTGTTCCAGGCGCAGCTGGAGAGCAGTTGGGAGCTGGCGCCTCTCTCCATCGCTGTCATGGTCAACGCGGTTATGGTGGGCGTCGCCGGCGTCGTGACCATGCGCCCCTTCTTCCTGAATCGCGGCAAGATCACGGAAATCCGCCATGGGGAGACCTTCTCGCTGGTCGCGCCGCCTCTGGTGCTCGCGCTGGCCGGCCTAACCATCAGTCTGGACCCCGAATGGATCACCCGGATCGCCCTGCGCCCGGCCGTCGCGGCGGTCTATGGCCGCGCGGTCGAGGTCGATATCGCCGTCTGGCACGGCGTCACGCCCATGCTTCTGCTGAGCGCGGTGGTGATTGCCACGGGCGCCCTGATCGTGCGCTTCTGGGGCCCGATCCACTTGCGCCTGCGCCGTGCAAGGCGGATCGACGCCATGGCGATCGAGCCGATCTGGGAGGAATCCCTCAGAGGCCTGACCGGCGCATCCCGCGCGTTGACCGAGCGCCTTCAGCATGGCGATCTGCGCCGCTATCTGGCCATGGTGATCGGCGGCGTCGCTCTGCTGGTCGGCTGGTCGGTGATCGCGGCCGGTGCCCTGCCGCGCTTGCCGGCTGCCGAGCCGCTCCGCATCGGCGAGGCGATCGTCGTGCTGGTGGGGCTGGCCAGTGCGTTCATGGCTGCCCGCGCGCGCACGCTGCTGGCGGCGATGATCGCCACCGGTCTCTCGGGTTTCGCCATCGCTATCAGCTTCATGGCGCATGGCGCGCCGGATCTGGCGCTCACCCAGTTCACGGTCGAGGCGCTGCTGGTGGTGTTGCTGACCGCATTGCTGCTTGCCGTGCCGCTCGCCGCCCCTGCCACGCGCGCGCCGGCCATGCGAGGGCGCGATGCACTGATCGCCACCGCGCTGGCAGGGCTTTTGTGCCTCGGCATCCTCGACATGGCCGTCGGCGAGCACGTGTCGGCAGCAAGCAGCTTCTTCGGGCGCATGAGCTATGTCGCCGCGCGTGGCCATAATGTCGTCAACGTGATCCTTGTGGATTTCCGCGGCTTCGACACGCTGGGCGAAACGATGGTGATCGCGGTGGCCGCCGTGCTTGCCGGCTCCCTGCTCGCCGCGCGCGGCGGCGATGCGCCGGTCGCCGGTCCGCCGCCGGTGCATTTCTCGCTGGCCGTCACCGGACGCTGGATCGCGGGCCTTCTCCTTTTCGCGTCCCTCGTCATCCTCTGGCGCGGACATGATCAGCCGGGCGGCGGTTTCGTCGGCGGGCTGGTCGCGGCGCTGAGCTTTGCCCTGATCGCTCTTGCCTATGGCGTGGACAAGGCGGAGCGAACCCTGCGGCTTTCTCCGCTCACGCTGGTCAGCATCGGCATGGCCTGCACGCTGCTGAGCGGCCTTCCGGGCATGGCGTCGGGCCAGCCCTTCCTCACCCATTTGTGGTGGGAGCCGGAAGGCTGGCTCCCCAAGCTCGGCACCACGATGATCTTCGATCTGGGCGTCTATCTCGTCGTCCTGGGCGCCATGCTGAGTTTCCATTTCGGCCTCCAGCGGGAGGCGACGCGATGA
- a CDS encoding SDR family oxidoreductase has product MKTILITGCSTGFGRETALYFLEQGWNVIATMRDPAASSLPVSEHLRVLPLDVTSPESIAAAFAQAGAIDVLVNNAGIGWLNALEGTTMDVVHRIFETNLFGTIATMQAVLPGMRERRSGVIVNVSSSSTYKPLPLLSVYRASKAAVTSLTESAALELAQFGIRARVVVPGMAPSTSFADGLQAEIMKGGWFPPAYQDFADETMAALQAAGAGEVTTARDVAEAVFRAATDADCPMVLPAGADAIAWAKGG; this is encoded by the coding sequence ATGAAGACCATCCTCATCACCGGCTGCTCCACCGGCTTCGGCCGCGAGACCGCCCTTTATTTCCTCGAACAGGGCTGGAATGTCATCGCGACGATGCGCGACCCTGCCGCCAGCAGCCTGCCGGTCTCGGAGCATCTGCGCGTTCTTCCGCTCGATGTTACCAGCCCGGAGAGCATTGCCGCCGCCTTCGCGCAGGCCGGCGCGATCGACGTGCTCGTGAACAATGCCGGCATCGGGTGGCTGAACGCCCTCGAAGGCACGACGATGGACGTGGTGCACCGGATCTTCGAGACCAATCTGTTCGGCACGATCGCGACGATGCAGGCCGTGCTGCCGGGGATGCGCGAGCGCCGATCGGGCGTGATCGTGAATGTGAGCTCCAGCTCGACCTACAAGCCCCTGCCGCTGCTCTCCGTCTACCGGGCAAGCAAGGCCGCCGTCACGTCGCTGACGGAATCGGCGGCGCTCGAACTGGCGCAATTCGGCATTCGCGCAAGGGTCGTCGTCCCGGGCATGGCGCCCTCAACCAGCTTTGCCGACGGGCTGCAGGCGGAAATCATGAAGGGAGGCTGGTTCCCCCCGGCTTACCAGGACTTCGCCGACGAGACGATGGCGGCTCTGCAAGCGGCCGGAGCAGGAGAGGTCACGACGGCGCGCGACGTCGCCGAGGCGGTCTTCCGTGCCGCGACCGATGCGGACTGCCCCATGGTGCTTCCGGCCGGAGCCGATGCGATCGCCTGGGCGAAGGGCGGGTGA
- a CDS encoding TetR/AcrR family transcriptional regulator codes for MILQLWNSHMSRPSPELLKPRKTPRQTRSAVTIEAIHTATIQVLLSDGVGRLTTTRVAERAGVSVGTMYQYYPHKQALLFAIVERQLDLIVTAMLEAAARLKGRDLQSVAEGLAAAWLEAKMADLVSSRAIYGIATEFNLEELMNRAKHLMVGAISPLLRSVPDARFADPDSAAFMLAALLGGTVRVVMEAGTAEEDLERLRQELPRACLGYLQLVACETPARGLASGA; via the coding sequence ATGATCCTTCAGCTTTGGAATTCGCATATGAGCCGGCCGTCACCCGAGCTCCTGAAACCCCGGAAAACGCCGCGTCAGACGCGCTCGGCGGTGACGATCGAAGCGATCCACACCGCGACCATTCAGGTTTTGCTGTCGGATGGGGTCGGGCGGCTCACGACCACGCGCGTGGCGGAACGGGCCGGTGTTTCGGTCGGGACGATGTATCAATATTATCCGCACAAGCAGGCGCTGCTTTTCGCGATCGTCGAGCGGCAGCTCGATCTGATCGTGACGGCCATGCTGGAGGCCGCCGCGCGGCTGAAAGGGCGCGATCTGCAAAGCGTTGCGGAAGGCCTTGCCGCCGCGTGGCTCGAAGCAAAGATGGCCGACCTGGTCTCCTCGCGCGCCATTTACGGGATCGCGACCGAGTTCAATCTCGAGGAATTGATGAACCGGGCGAAGCATCTCATGGTCGGGGCGATCAGCCCGTTGCTCAGGTCCGTTCCCGACGCGCGCTTTGCCGATCCGGATTCAGCAGCGTTCATGCTCGCGGCGCTGCTGGGCGGCACGGTTCGCGTTGTGATGGAGGCGGGCACCGCGGAAGAGGATCTGGAGCGGCTGCGCCAGGAACTGCCGCGCGCCTGCCTCGGCTATCTGCAGTTGGTCGCTTGCGAAACTCCCGCCCGTGGCCTTGCCTCCGGCGCGTGA
- a CDS encoding response regulator transcription factor, with amino-acid sequence MSYLAQIDSETGAAQPPVVLVVDDVADNRVIVCRHLARMGFRPESADSARSGLAAIYASRPDIVLLDYMMPDLTGLAVLRELRANALYADLPVIMLTARTEATTIVDVLEAGANDYVPKPIDFIALRARIEKQLEAARASRAVRTDYASLDRRQSTSVLEKRELKDQLTREVAQRMRLEEQLASLGATVNTADGRVIDRAKIVHCLRRVEHLLSRLASQEGPINPAVIMEAAAQVRTGLKELRADD; translated from the coding sequence ATGTCCTACTTGGCTCAGATTGATTCCGAAACCGGCGCTGCCCAGCCACCCGTGGTCCTGGTCGTCGACGATGTCGCGGACAATCGCGTGATTGTCTGCCGTCATCTCGCGCGCATGGGGTTCAGGCCCGAATCCGCGGACAGCGCGCGAAGCGGCCTCGCGGCAATCTACGCTTCGCGCCCCGATATCGTCCTGCTCGATTATATGATGCCGGACCTGACCGGGCTGGCCGTCCTGCGGGAATTGCGCGCCAATGCGCTGTATGCGGACCTCCCCGTCATCATGCTGACGGCACGGACCGAGGCCACCACGATCGTGGACGTGCTGGAGGCCGGCGCCAACGATTATGTTCCCAAGCCCATCGATTTCATCGCGTTGCGGGCCCGCATCGAGAAGCAGCTGGAGGCCGCGCGCGCAAGCCGGGCCGTCCGCACCGATTATGCATCTCTGGATCGCCGCCAGTCGACGAGCGTGCTGGAAAAGCGGGAACTGAAGGACCAGCTCACGCGGGAAGTCGCGCAGCGCATGCGCCTCGAGGAGCAATTGGCCTCCCTGGGCGCCACCGTGAACACGGCGGACGGCCGTGTGATCGATCGCGCCAAGATCGTGCATTGCCTGAGGCGGGTCGAACATCTGCTGAGCCGTCTCGCGTCCCAGGAAGGCCCCATCAACCCGGCGGTCATCATGGAAGCCGCAGCGCAAGTCCGCACCGGATTGAAGGAATTACGGGCCGACGACTGA
- a CDS encoding sodium:proton antiporter produces MTVLYAIAGAGILGCALYMVLSRNLVRMLLGLSLLATGVNLLLFLTGRLASRQPPIVRDGEKVLGDAADPIAQAMILTAIVIGFALTVMFAVLVLRAWRSVRSVDARDVDAAERLGTTREREAVDD; encoded by the coding sequence ATGACGGTGCTTTATGCCATTGCCGGCGCGGGCATTCTGGGCTGCGCTCTCTACATGGTGCTTTCGCGCAATCTGGTGCGGATGCTGCTCGGCCTGTCGCTCCTTGCCACGGGCGTCAATCTGCTGCTGTTCCTGACCGGCCGCCTGGCGAGCCGCCAACCCCCGATCGTCCGGGACGGCGAGAAGGTGCTGGGCGACGCGGCCGATCCGATCGCGCAGGCGATGATCCTCACGGCGATCGTGATCGGGTTCGCGCTGACCGTGATGTTCGCCGTGCTGGTGCTGCGGGCCTGGCGGTCCGTTCGTTCGGTCGACGCGCGCGACGTGGATGCGGCCGAGCGCCTCGGCACGACGCGCGAGCGGGAGGCTGTCGATGACTGA
- a CDS encoding Na+/H+ antiporter subunit E, with translation MTLLRRARAVLLLALIFLWDLLVASLGVARIVLSPAIRTAPAIVVVPVALERPWAVALFAYFTSLTPGSTCLHVSGDCKRLYVHVLDTADTEATVARFKHLYERWIRELER, from the coding sequence ATGACGCTCCTGCGCCGTGCCCGTGCCGTGCTGCTGCTGGCGCTCATCTTCCTGTGGGACCTGCTGGTCGCCTCGCTCGGCGTCGCGCGCATCGTCCTCTCCCCCGCCATCCGCACCGCCCCCGCGATCGTCGTCGTGCCCGTGGCGCTCGAGCGCCCGTGGGCCGTGGCGCTGTTCGCCTATTTTACCTCGCTCACGCCCGGCTCCACCTGCCTCCACGTCTCCGGGGACTGCAAGCGCCTCTATGTCCATGTGCTGGACACTGCGGATACCGAGGCCACCGTCGCGCGCTTCAAGCATCTCTACGAGCGCTGGATCAGGGAGCTCGAGCGATGA